Below is a window of Bacteroidota bacterium DNA.
ATTGTTTTTCGATAAGTATATGATAAGACCGCAATTTAATATTTTAGCTATCGCTTCCAGGGATACGCAACAATATTATTTCACCAATCAAGAAAGGTTTAGAAAACTAGCTGAAGGCAGACCTTACTTATTAGATTTGGCTAAGCGTTTGGATTTAAGGTTTGATTAACTTTCCAAAAGGCTAGAACTTTTGGAAAGTTAATTAGGATCTTACACTTGATACAATTTTTTTAACGATTCACAAAATACATTTTTTAGTTTTATTAAAATAGACACAAATTTGTAGCATGAGAATTTATAGATTAATTGTATTTATTTTTGGAATATTCATATATCTAAATACACAAGCCCAAAATTATACACAAACCATTCGGGGTACTGTAAAAGACAAAGAAAGCCAATTCTTGTTGGCCAATGTAGCCGTTACTATAACAAGTTTAGCAAGCAGTAGTATCATTGAAACTGACGCCAATGGTAATTTTAGATTGGATAATATTCCAATTGGTAGACATACTTTGCGATTTGCCAAAGATGGATATAAGGAAGCAATCATTCCCGACATTATTGTTTCTTCTGCGAAAGAGGCTGTAATCAATGTAGAGCTTGAGGAAGAGGTGAGCAGACTTAAGGAAGTTAAAATTAAAGCTTCTCCCAATGCATCAAAAACCAATAACGAAATGATTACCGTAAGTGGCCGACTTTTCACCACGGATCAAACAAACAGATTTGCAGGAAGCCTAGCAGATCCGAGCAGGATGGCAGCAAATTTTGCAGGCGTATCGGGTGTGGGTGGCCAACGAAATGATATAGTAATTCGTGGCAATAGTCCTATGGGATTATTGTGGAGATTAGAAGGGGTGGACATTCCAAGTCCCAACCATTTTAGTAGTCAAGGAAGTACAGGTGGGCCAGTTTCTATATTGAATAATAATACACTTGCCAATAGCGATTTTATTACAGGTGCCTTCCCCGCAGGATATGGTAATTGCTTAAGTGGTGTGTTTGATTTGAAATTGCGAAATGGAAATAATGAGAAGCGAGAATATACAGGGCAGATAGGTTTTAACGGTTTTGAATTTGGAGCGGAAGGGCCGATTAATCGCAGTAAAAAAAGTAGTTATCTGATTAATTATCGGTACTCAACCTTGGGCGTGTTCGATGCCTTGGGTATTGACCTCACTTTTGCAGGAATACCAAAGTATCAAGACGTGACCATGAAACTAAATTTTCCGGAAACAAAAACAGGGCAATGGCAGTTCACGGCAATTGGGGGTATAAGTTCAATAGCTATATTAGATGCTAATCGCGATACGGGCGACCTCAGTTTTGGGAATGGCCGAAACAATATATATAATGGTACCGATATGGGTTTAGCTATTTTGAGCAATCAATATAGGATAGATAAAAAATCGTATATAAAAACTATGGTTTCCGCTACTTATCAAAAACGCTTTACCCAAGTAGATTCACTAAACGCTGCAAATGATGCATATCTAGTTTATGCGGAAAAAACTAAGAACATTAAGGGTGTTTTGCACAGTTTCTATCATAACAAAATTAACAAAAAAAACAATATAAGAGTGGGTATGATACTCACTAAGATGTATACACATTTGCAAGATAGTTTTTTGAACAATGATGGTAAATTGCAAACGCTTCGCAAGTTTGATGGGGGGAATTATCTGACCCAATTTTATATAGAACATAAGTGTAATATAAACTCAAAGCTTACTTTAAATACAGGCTTGCATTATTTATATTGGGCAATGAACAAAACGGAATCTGTTGAACCAAGGACAGGCTTACGTTGGGCAATAAAGTCTGGCAAAACTCTTACAGCAGGGTATGGCTTGCACAGCCAGTTGCAACCGCTGGAAATATATTATTCGCAGGTAGTAAACAACAAGGGTCAATATGTGAAAAATAATACCACTTTGGATTTAAGTCGTGCTCATCATTTTGTATTAGGGTATGAGCAATTGTTTGGGAAGAGTATTAGATTGAAGGTGGAAGTTTATTGTCAGAATTTATATAATATACCTGTCGACACAGATAGGATTAGTACCTTTAGTATTCTCAATTTCGGATCCGATTTTAATAGTTTGCCTGTGCGTAATAAACTTGTCAATAAAGGGACTGGCCGCAATAAAGGTATTGAAGTAACCTTCGAGAAGTATTTTAATAAAGGATACTATTGGTTGCTCACTGGTTCGTTTTTCGATAGTAGATATAAATCACTTTCGGGCAAAGAATATAATACTGCTTTTAATGGCAAGTATGTGGTAAACGGATTGTTTGGCTACGAGTGGAAGATGGGAAAAAATAGAAACAATATATTGAGTATAAACTTAAAGAGTACCATAGCAGGAGGTCGCCGCAAAACGCCCACCAATATCGACTCATCGAAGTATTATAATGAACAAAGATTTGATTACAACCGTTCGTATGCCGACCAGTACCAACCCTATACACGTACCGATATTCGCATTGGGTTTAAATTGAATGGCAAAAAGGTAACACAGGAATGGGCTATCGATATTCAAAATGTATTAAACCAACTAAATCCCTTGACAGATATATATGATCCCAATGAAAAAAAGGTGATAACACAATACCAGCAAAAGTTTTTTCCGATTGCATTGTATAGGATTCAGTTTTAAGTTATTGAAAGTGAATTTATTGAAAGTGAATTTGCAAAAAATGCAAAAGTAAATTCAAGATTTGCAAAAAATGCAAAAATTCCTGAATCTTATGGGTATTGATTTGCAATGTACAAAAGAAACAATAATATTCATTAAAACCAAACCCCAAAAGTCATGAAAAAATTAACATTTATTATTTCCTTACTCTTAACAGTCTTTGTTGTAGATAAGGCTAACGCACAAATCACCATCGATACTTCTGCTACTTATATAGTAATAAAAACAGATGGTACAGAATTCATTGGTAAAATTATTTCCAATGATGCCCACGAAGTTATTATTGAAACTAAGGATATTGG
It encodes the following:
- a CDS encoding TonB-dependent receptor; its protein translation is MRIYRLIVFIFGIFIYLNTQAQNYTQTIRGTVKDKESQFLLANVAVTITSLASSSIIETDANGNFRLDNIPIGRHTLRFAKDGYKEAIIPDIIVSSAKEAVINVELEEEVSRLKEVKIKASPNASKTNNEMITVSGRLFTTDQTNRFAGSLADPSRMAANFAGVSGVGGQRNDIVIRGNSPMGLLWRLEGVDIPSPNHFSSQGSTGGPVSILNNNTLANSDFITGAFPAGYGNCLSGVFDLKLRNGNNEKREYTGQIGFNGFEFGAEGPINRSKKSSYLINYRYSTLGVFDALGIDLTFAGIPKYQDVTMKLNFPETKTGQWQFTAIGGISSIAILDANRDTGDLSFGNGRNNIYNGTDMGLAILSNQYRIDKKSYIKTMVSATYQKRFTQVDSLNAANDAYLVYAEKTKNIKGVLHSFYHNKINKKNNIRVGMILTKMYTHLQDSFLNNDGKLQTLRKFDGGNYLTQFYIEHKCNINSKLTLNTGLHYLYWAMNKTESVEPRTGLRWAIKSGKTLTAGYGLHSQLQPLEIYYSQVVNNKGQYVKNNTTLDLSRAHHFVLGYEQLFGKSIRLKVEVYCQNLYNIPVDTDRISTFSILNFGSDFNSLPVRNKLVNKGTGRNKGIEVTFEKYFNKGYYWLLTGSFFDSRYKSLSGKEYNTAFNGKYVVNGLFGYEWKMGKNRNNILSINLKSTIAGGRRKTPTNIDSSKYYNEQRFDYNRSYADQYQPYTRTDIRIGFKLNGKKVTQEWAIDIQNVLNQLNPLTDIYDPNEKKVITQYQQKFFPIALYRIQF